Genomic DNA from Magnolia sinica isolate HGM2019 chromosome 4, MsV1, whole genome shotgun sequence:
AGGAACCCTAATACTCTGGGAATAAAGCCATCTCTACCTCCCCATGTCAAATCCCACAAGCCTCTTATCCATTCACATTCCATCACAATGATGGAGCTACTCAAAATAGAAACACTCACATTGGGTTAGTTCCAAGGATAATCAGGTTAAATTGATGACCCACACCACATCAAGGTGGCATTCTATTGCTGAATTATATCCCTTAACTACCCGTTTCCATTAATAAAGCTGACTAATACCAAGGCAGCAGGTTGAAGGTTGGAAACTGAACCCCAATATTCCAATGTTCCAAAAAAAACCTGGAACCCCTGAGCATATAAAAGAGTCCTTGCAGCCCCCAGTCGGGCCACTGGGCTATGGCTGATCCCAACCTATTGCCACTTCTAGTCGTAAGACTGGGTGTGGGTGATTGTTttctctttcaaaaaaataatctGACCTTTGGAAAGGCCTACCAGAAGAACAGATAAAAACAGCCATCTTCAACACAGTGTGCTCCAGTTTTAGATGGATTCCACATAGAACTTTTGCCTACAGTTGCGGAGAAACCATAAAAGCAGGCCTTTAAGGAAGCCACTCAAGAATTCTCCGGAACTGGGCTTGTCCTCCACGAGATGAATGCTCACTCACAAGAATCTTGTCTCAGCCTGAAATCTCACAGGCACATAGCCCTTCAGTTATTGCCTTATGTGATTTTCATTTAAAGTCCCTGTGAAGATTACAGCTCAGAGCATAGCAGTTAATTGTCTCACAAGAAAGAAGCAGATGGCCTTCACCTATCTCAGTTCTAATAAAAGAAGCGGTCGGCAGAGGAATAGCGGCCATCCTCTGCAATCTTCCTTCTCTTCGAAGCTCAAGAttaatattttttcccttcattctttGAAGGCTCTTTGAAATGCTTAAAGCAGAGTTACTGATAGATAGTAATTTGAAGTCGATGGAGCAAACAACTGCAAGCAGGCATTTCAGGGTCTTTGCTGCTCTCTTCTTCCAAAGTAACATCTGAGATTGAAATGCTGTTTTTGTCCCACTACTCCTAGATCTTTGAAATCCATCATGGGAAATTTTAGAGAATCCTCCCGATATTTGGACTGGAATAGAAATCATGAGATCACAAATGCATAAATAGCGGAAGGAAGTTGACCATTATCAACCCAATGGCTTGATTTGGTGACTGtcggaagaaaagaaaagaaaaattcaatAGCTCTGTTTACTGATTTTCTTGAGTTTTGGTGGGTTTTTTCTTCTGTTGTCAAATTAATTTAAAGAGAGAATCAGGTGCAGAACACTCCACACTGAAATATGGTGTGATTCATTTTTCCatagccatccaatctgttgatggtAGGATCCACTGCCTGGCAACTAATCAATCTTTGATTCTGAAATGTGACACTGTAATTCTGCCAGTCCATGCCATGGGTGCCATTATGGATCAGATGCAGCCCAAAAATCACATTAAGATCCTGTCTAATGGTGAGTGAATGGACAGTTAAAGAAAGGTGATTGTCCACACTCGCTGGTTCACTGGGTAACTAATATTGTCAAATTGTTGTGATTTTAGGCTAACCTGTAGGTGGACCATCTGAATCACGAGCTATGCAGCATCTGATGTATGGCAGAGATTCATCATCATTGTAGCTCTTGCCCCACACTTTTCGAGGTTTGAAGTATCATCTGAAACCAAAAACCGATACATATGAATCGATATGTATTGATTTTGGTGCCTAACAATATTGATGAGTTGCACAAATATGGGATATTTGAGGGAGAAGTATTTAACATGTCTGGTTGTTTTTTCTGGGTGTTATGGACTGTATCTTGTGCAAAACTGTATTGTCTGATTTGCGTCAGGCATCAGTCATGGATGACAATATACCCGACAATATTAACCCTTGATCCTTTTGGGATCAGGGATCTAAGAATCCCATTACACCAATGGAAATTTTCAACATGAAGTCTCATGATTGCTTTGCAAAACATATATGATTGACTTTGGAACCTGATATCAGCCATCCTTTAGCCAGGCTTGGACTAGACAAAGCACTCAAATAGGTCAGGTGGTGGGTATGCCAGTGATGTTCACTCTATAAATCAGTAATTTTccataaatagataaataaataaaaaagggaaaaaaaaaaaaaaaaaccatataagCATTAAGCGTAAAACCAGACCTAAGAAAAAACTATTCAAAagaattcatttttaaaaaaaaaaatcataaactcCCCGCGTTTGGCATGTGCAATTTACACATGTTTCCATCTGTGGCTGCAGAAAAGGTAGACGAGATAACAGTATGTGAGTGCCATTATATCTCATTTACAAATTGAGGCAGAAAACTTGGGTGAAATAATAATTAACCGTATGTGCCATCCTACCAACATTTTAGATTCCAAAATCCATTAATGGGGGGACATCCAAACAAGAGAGAACAttataaaacctttaaaaaaaactaagaaaaagaagaaagaaagtggaAAATCCTTTGCACTATAAAAATAGTTCTTGAATAATAAACATAGTTCGAAATTAAAAAACTCGACTTGCCAATCAGATGGGTCTATCAACTCAAAGGCTCAAACCTGTTTGAAATAATCAAATTAATTTTATTAATCTTTGTTCCTTAGCCATGATGATGAGTACAAAATTTATGCCTACTTTtaaatcttaaaaaagaaaataaaattatagcACAAGCAAATCAGCTCGAAATCTCATCAAGTCGACTTGGTTGTAGTCAATccaccaagttttagaactacCATACAAATAACACAAaatatgaggaaaaaaaaaaataataaaattaacgTGATGGGGTAACAACAGAATTATATTCTATTATGGAGAAACACCTAATTGAAGTTAATCAACTCCATAATACATTTCAGATAGATAATGGCTTCTCCACAGAATCCCATAATGCATCGGAGACCGGCTAATTCAAGGTACTTTCTTAAAGTTGGCACATGATTTAGATGCTTCTTGAGGATTTGAAAGTCATGTAATGGCCTCAATCCTACTTCAACTAGGAAAGAGAAACTCTACAACTCATTAACAAGAGTTCAATTGTTAATTAGGCCATTAAAGAAGAATCAAATTCACTTATAAACATTCAAATCTATCACCCATTTCTCAGAATCTCAACTTATTGTGAGTAACATCATGTTCTTGAATTCATTGAAGTCGAGCTGCCCATCTGAGTTCATATCGAACTCGCTGATCATCCTCGTGCAATCGCTACTCGTCTCCTCCAACAGCCCGAGGCTGGCGAGAACGTTCTGCAACTCACTGCTCGTGATGAATCCATCATTGTTCTGGTCGAACACCTTGAACGCCTCGATGAGATCGGTCTCATCGTCATTGTTGTCGTTGCTGCAACTCTCTCGTGTTGATATGGACTCGtagaagaagatgaactgttgcaAGTTCAAGCTGGTGCGGCCGATGGTCGATTCAAGTTCATCTAAGCCGGTCGAGACTCCGACCTTGTGGAGTAACCAGCTCAGCTCCCAGACGTCCACATGGCCATCACCATCGTGATCAAGGGTCAGGAAGATCCTATGTAGATCAGATGAATGAAGAGCGGACATTGTTTCGAGCAATGGGTATGGGTGCAGAACATGCTCGTGTATATATAGATACATGAGATTGGTTCCTCGGACCCGGATTCCCTGCGACCCCGATCGCACAAAGTTCCTGAAGTCAGAAGCTAGGTGAGGTCCACCTTAgacgtttttgagaaatctaccctgttcatccgtttttccagatcatgataggacatgagccaaaaaatgagccagaccCAAAACTCGAGTGGGTCACACGACAGggaaaagtggagattgaacccccaccgttgaaacattcgtgtgGCTACAAAAGTTTACTATCAAGCTACTATTTTTtggtttcagttcatcccagtgtgaatgaccttatgaacggtttggattgcatataaacatcacagttgaccTTAAGAATGTTTCCACGGTAGGTATTTCCCTTCCCACTTTTTcctactgtgtggcccactcgagttttggatctgcctcatgttttggATCTTATCCTAGcctgagctggaaaaacggatggacgtggtggatttctcacaaacgtaaCGGTTGGCCCTACCTAGCTTCCGACCGCAGGAACATCCTGCCGTCGAGGGATGCAGGCAATAAGCGTCCCGGTTCCTCGATTACCATTGTAGAATGAGCTAcgtctttggggcccaccgtgcttTAGGTCCCACATCCGCTCAGTCCATGAGGGGCGCCCCTTTGATTTCACCTTGCATCGAAAAAATAAGATGGATTCAATacacaagtgggtcacaccacaggtaAAACTTGAGAT
This window encodes:
- the LOC131242650 gene encoding probable calcium-binding protein CML44; the protein is MYLYIHEHVLHPYPLLETMSALHSSDLHRIFLTLDHDGDGHVDVWELSWLLHKVGVSTGLDELESTIGRTSLNLQQFIFFYESISTRESCSNDNNDDETDLIEAFKVFDQNNDGFITSSELQNVLASLGLLEETSSDCTRMISEFDMNSDGQLDFNEFKNMMLLTIS